A genomic window from Gemmatimonadaceae bacterium includes:
- a CDS encoding CopD family protein: MRFVVLRRYAGPDADVLRAASDVQLARWIDGLGVVAVVATFARLGAQHAAVFGADVKPSAESLSTLLFRAGWGRSWWVAIASAATVTWLAPRLRSATPSHWAAASAAVLVFAATQPWSGHPAAAAMPLLAIAAQLVHIIGAGGWIGSLALLTFVSVPAAIRIGSDGGGDPDLRVAALLRAFSPTALLFAAFLGVTGLATAWVNLGGVAALWQSPYGRTLLVKLSLLAIVAGTGLYNWRRVLPSLGAPSGSAALRRSSLVELGAGLLVLLVSSMLVATPMPSE; the protein is encoded by the coding sequence TTGCGGTTCGTCGTGCTGCGGCGGTACGCGGGGCCTGATGCCGATGTACTTCGCGCAGCATCGGATGTTCAGCTTGCGCGATGGATCGACGGATTGGGAGTCGTGGCGGTCGTCGCCACATTCGCGCGACTCGGCGCGCAGCACGCCGCCGTGTTCGGTGCGGACGTCAAGCCGTCCGCGGAGTCGCTTTCGACGCTCCTTTTCCGCGCCGGTTGGGGGCGGAGCTGGTGGGTCGCGATCGCGAGCGCCGCAACCGTCACTTGGCTGGCACCACGTCTTCGAAGTGCCACTCCGAGTCATTGGGCGGCTGCCTCGGCTGCAGTCCTTGTCTTCGCCGCCACTCAACCTTGGTCCGGTCACCCCGCTGCCGCCGCGATGCCGTTGCTGGCGATCGCCGCGCAGCTCGTTCACATCATTGGCGCCGGCGGGTGGATCGGGAGCCTCGCCCTGCTCACTTTCGTCTCTGTTCCGGCCGCCATTCGCATCGGTTCCGACGGAGGAGGCGATCCTGACTTACGCGTCGCAGCACTACTGCGCGCCTTCAGCCCCACCGCGCTGTTGTTCGCGGCCTTTCTCGGCGTCACCGGACTCGCCACCGCCTGGGTCAATCTCGGAGGCGTCGCGGCTCTCTGGCAGAGCCCTTACGGGCGTACGCTGCTCGTCAAGCTGTCGTTGCTGGCGATCGTGGCGGGAACGGGCTTGTACAACTGGCGGCGCGTGTTGCCTTCGCTCGGAGCGCCGTCAGGCAGCGCCGCTCTGCGTCGATCGTCGCTCGTCGAGCTTGGCGCGGGGTTGCTCGTTCTACTCGTAAGCTCGATGTTGGTCGCCACGCCGATGCCGAGTGAATAG
- a CDS encoding copper resistance protein CopC, giving the protein MEQRPPLRSAGLISYALHSVNDSLSPAPAMNLRTPFVVLGAALVLVAPLSAASAHPRLLKSTPAADGRTNSPPQQVTLSFNEALDLALTRVSLHHGEMAVRLDSLRLVAGDDKSVTATIVGTLAPGRYTVRWQVTGDDGHPVRGAFSFEVLAAAPGASRPERR; this is encoded by the coding sequence ATGGAACAACGCCCGCCCTTGCGCAGCGCGGGCCTGATCTCGTATGCTTTACACAGCGTAAACGACTCACTTTCTCCCGCCCCCGCAATGAACCTCCGCACACCTTTCGTGGTCCTTGGCGCCGCGCTTGTACTCGTCGCGCCGCTCAGCGCTGCCAGCGCACATCCGCGACTTCTCAAGTCAACCCCGGCAGCGGACGGCCGGACGAACTCGCCACCGCAGCAGGTGACGCTGAGCTTTAATGAAGCGCTTGACCTCGCGCTCACCCGCGTCTCCTTGCATCACGGCGAGATGGCAGTGCGACTGGACTCACTCAGACTCGTCGCCGGCGACGACAAGTCCGTCACTGCCACCATCGTCGGTACCCTCGCGCCCGGTCGCTACACCGTGCGGTGGCAAGTCACGGGTGACGACGGACATCCGGTGCGCGGAGCGTTCAGTTTCGAAGTGCTTGCGGCGGCTCCTGGTGCAAGCCGTCCCGAGCGCCGCTAA